Genomic DNA from Anaerolineae bacterium:
ACGCCCCACAACCAGGCGTATGGACTTTGCTGCACTACATTGCAGTTGCCCACCGGGCCGCAGAAGGCGGGCGTTTGCAACAGCTCCACATAGCTGAGATAGGCCGCGATGGCCAATCCGGCCACGGAGAGCGCCGGCGTTGCCCAAGCGCGCCAGCCATGTTCAGCGACGGCCAGAGGTGAGCTTCGCTGAACTCGCCGGATTTGAAATCCCACCCAGCCCGTTACTGCGATCATGCCGACCAGTACGACGATAGCCAGCGCGTTCCCAGCGGGATCCTGGGCCAGCCGCTGTCTTAGGGAGAGCCTAGGGGCGGCAATGGCACTTGCCTCTTGATCAGGGGGCGGCTTGAAATTGGGGATGTCAGGCCAGTCAATCCCGCCGGCTTTCAATCCCTCAGCGATCAGGCTGGGGAAACGTTCGGGGATCTCTAATGAGCCCACTAGGATCTGATCGCCTACAATCAAAGTGGGGACGCCCTGGCGCTCTGGCGGGATGTTGAAGCGGACAATAGATACCTGATATAGAGCCCGTCCCTCTGGCTCCAAAATATTAACCTCGGCGATCTGCAGTTGAGAACCATATTGCGCTTTGAGTGGTGGCAGATCCTTTGTCATTACCTC
This window encodes:
- a CDS encoding vitamin K epoxide reductase, with product MRRVGFILAIGLVLWLASSGLAAEPIVRAILFYSPTCPHCHEVMTKDLPPLKAQYGSQLQIAEVNILEPEGRALYQVSIVRFNIPPERQGVPTLIVGDQILVGSLEIPERFPSLIAEGLKAGGIDWPDIPNFKPPPDQEASAIAAPRLSLRQRLAQDPAGNALAIVVLVGMIAVTGWVGFQIRRVQRSSPLAVAEHGWRAWATPALSVAGLAIAAYLSYVELLQTPAFCGPVGNCNVVQQSPYAWLWGVLPVGVLGVVGYVAILAAWAIGRWGQVRTAAWGNLALLAFTGLGTLFSIYLTYLEPFVIGAACIWCLTSAVIMTALLALNWQPGVAAWFVLRPAPAHRARQRRMQARRASRRT